In Rutidosis leptorrhynchoides isolate AG116_Rl617_1_P2 chromosome 6, CSIRO_AGI_Rlap_v1, whole genome shotgun sequence, the DNA window cgttgcttaccacttcaaacttccgactcaaacaaataccgttcatcctacattctgtgtatcaaacttaaaggcgtgtcttacaaaacaagaacttgttatcctcttcgatgaacttactatcaacgataaacttcacttcctaggaggaccagttgaaactataaatcgtgaagccaaactttaaaccaacgtaaaatcccgatcgtcaaagtccgttgaaattcccaaagacgtaccttcacttattcgtagaatcggCAACACAACATCTCGAGGAAGaaccaacaactactacttccaactaaatttcgggacgaaatttcttttaaggtgtaggtaatgtaacatcccgcgtttttccgttaaatttatttttaacactatcttttttttaataatatctttcgttatttaaattcctagtttccgttgactagcattcataatatttccgttatttaattataacatcactcgtttactcgagcgtttttaaaagattcgtttggttaattcccgcacccgctttgaaacttgagggaccgaggttgccaagtgggcaaactagttgactaggtcaactagtcaacctacctcatccacccattcatttccacccacctcctcatctctttctctcttcttacttccattttggaacttaaacaccaactcacaaaatcaccatctaaatccggatcaagaggcaaacatcaaaacaaattacatattcgtgatcctctcttcatcctctacattttggtaccaatttcatcaagtttgggttacatttctaaaacactaaatttctctaaattcgttttatatacttgaaatggtgttagttagtgtctatggctcgtgtataacatgaatatatgatttgtttgctcgatttgttgctttgagtaactagtttgaacatttgaaatgggtttgcttaatcttgcattttggatgagttaatgttgttgatttgttaaagttcatgttttaattgtgttactagtatcactagcttcgttttgatgcgtaggttgattaagaaaacttcaaaaacatgaatattgatttttgtggattttggttagggtttgatagacttaaaacgagcttttgatgtttcgaatgccatgaaatgttattagtaagtgtttagttgtaatgtatgtttcattaccttcaaaacggcatatcatatgtgtgaattggattcccgaaacttaaaatgcatttgatgaacttgaaactttgaaaataaacctttattgatcacttgacgagatttcggttattgtaattgatgtttttgcttggtgaaaagtagttagttgtattccttgtcaaaagagctttccaacgatataagatacgagttctaagtgttagcggtttgtgatttatgcttgaaagagttttgatttgagacttggacatttgagactgaccaggtaccagcacacgttaaatgccgcggcgcggcagtcttgggtcgcggcgcgacctaaggcgtgtccaggttctgacctacatggtcaaaatatgaaaaatgtttggcacgctatggacctccgattcacatgtaacttgtcctaacatgcttatatatgaataaaaacctcagaaaaatagttcgggtcccgacccgaacgtgttgactttttgttgaccttGACCGACCAAagattgactttttgtcaaacttaaccaaacgtttatgcaatcgttctaatcttcttttatacttgattcttgcatgaaacttgacaacgtgattcacatgctatactattcgagtcgtaacgagccataggactaattgaacacatttcgcccgaccttgtgtcgtaaccggttaattgatacaacttacttgtttaggtcaaggctaagaaactatcatgcacacgtttactttgtgaagtacttttatactcgtgcactcgaggtgagatcatagtcccaccttttcaacaactttttatacttttaaattgtgggctgagaaacatatactttgttacattttgtactacttacttttatactttgaacacaagtacaaggaaacaaacattccacagtgagttagaacaaaaatcctcaattcgattatcattagttacacttgcagggtgtaagcgagaacttatattgtgtggccatacgggtttgacaaaccctcattacggacggttcgctaccgtctacggatgaaatatattttcgagaaatagtgtatgttctaacactattgtgatgaggttctatggaaggaaacgataagtcttgataattgggtgctcgcgaacaatacttttggaatgtaaacgattttgataatcaacgttatggaaatactaaatcttgtggttcaaaaacaacgtttataaaCACCTATGTTTTCactaacatttttcgttgacagttttctatatgttttctcaggttcatacttggctatttgatacatgcttccgcgtacactcatacttgcttggagtcaagcatacatgtatacactttgatttcgtgcttggagtcaagcatacatacatacatacgctagtgatagcacctttggattcaaacttttgtctacagacttacgctatttatagcaacgatgattttcaactaattatgtcgcaagttatttcatttatactttatacttttgtaaacttagacttgttgtcgaattgttttgtaaactaaactttgtaagtcttgtacgtttcaaatgaatgcgacataactttggtcaaacgagtctcatatagggactatgaccacgcaacgggacctaagttaacggcgccgtcaatgacaattttgtcaggTCGTTACACacacttgggcttataagcccactctactcaccttaatggacttagttagcccatcactcatgtaagtatcattttagaacTAAACTAAATGGATTAAGTTGTATGGAATCTTGTTACATAATACTTTTGAAGCCTTTACATGTAAGAACCTAgtggactaatccctcccccctTGGAACCCAAAAACCGTCAGCATACATAGAGTGTGGAGGGagtttgtttcattttttttgtattacttcaagCACTAGCTtcattcacttttacacacactaaTTTGCATCTCATTTCTtcctctcattctctctcaaatattgtaagaacaaagcttctttttctcttctttttctcccTAAAAACCGTAACATTacactctcatcatcatcaatctttgtttgttatttacttgttcttgttatggtttatttacttgtctttgttagttgttatTTACTAGTTAcgagaatcaaactacctagtttaattcttcatatcatcttgttcttacaagacatactagAACATAAAGTCTCTagcttatgttctacacttaatatgttaaaagaaaggaagttcatgtgttgtaaatcatacttgtaattcatgtttgtaaactcaaagtttactttcttaaagatcaagattttggcttgaatctttaaagtatgaacaacgatgaattagttacttgtttatttagattatttcttcattttatgtactttatgttgttcttggtcaagtgttactagttaactttgatctcatttttcttgaaaaaaagttaactttaaaagttcaagaacatggaagtataactttttagttataacttcatacacttgtgttagatttaacttaataactttagatctagacttttgggtcgggttaatcaattaaatgataagtgttgaccgagtcgggttgacctagtgtgtttgacttaaccaagtctggttaatcaattgttgttaggcgttgaccgaggcgggttgactaagggtatttgactaaccgatccgggttaatcaaattgtttttaggggattaaccaagtcgggttgaccgagatagtttgactaaccaagtcgggttaatcaataagttgttgggagtgttgaccaagtcgagttgaccaagtgagttcgacttaaccgagtcgggttaatcaatttggtgataagtgttgatcgaggcgggttgaccgatcgtatttgactaaccgggtcgggttaattaaTTCTTGTTAAGGGTTGGCCGAGGTAGGTTGACCGGGCGAGTTGGAGGCCTAACCGAGTCGGGTGAAACCGTGatttgattagagggttacttgtattgcgcTCCATAAGGTTTAGCGTAGTAATGGTATGCCATTCGAGAGGCGTTCACGTTGACTTTGTATGTGTGCGAGTATAGTCATGGTGGTTGACTATCTTTGTTTGTGTGTAAGTGACCGCGTTAACGGTCGAGACGGTACGGGTAGGGTATAAGTCTTGGTGGCACCAAGCATCGCCATTGTAAGTGAAAGTTTGCTAGGCCTGCTTTGTGTCCTAGGTAGATCTCGACTAGCAGTTGATTGCTAGGGAGTTGTGGCGTTGAGCCGTAATGTTCATTGGGTTTGGGTGACTTCGAATAGTCAAAGTGAtgcatgtgcaaatgggtcgatattgcacttatggtgttttgtgaataagctagtgtatttagcttattcggttgtaaattacttaggtgatttgcatcggacgattaggagctcaagcggaagttgccttacttgaaatcaaggtgagtggaatatttatacatgtatatatgtggtttatttactcgtacgcgatgtgggcctttggcgccacatcgtgagtgttgggcgttatgtcacaagttggtggcttatttggtattcgggtgaagagaactacgggtcggtagtatctcgctaggtgtctcacgagtcggtgacacctcttggaggtttacaagtcggtgacctcatatgtattgacgggtggtgcactagtcggtgacaccccatagtgttcacaagtcggtgacacttggtggtacttcacaagtcggtgatgccacatggcgttcacgaggcggtgacccataagtaatagtggtgattcacaagtcggtgacaccttatgatgagtcacaagtcggtgacatttcttagtgatcacaagtcggtgacactaggtggggcttcacaagtcggtgatgctacatggtgattcacaagtcggtgacaccatatgacgagtcacaagtcggtgacatggtacgagtgagacttgatgatcttggtcggctacaagtcggtagtagtaagcggtgaacggttagcgtatttatgcccttttatgtttagtatattatcgtgttgaattatatactaacgttgttgctagtcgtgtgtttgttgatgctaactcgtttgttcgttgtatgtaatggttttgtaggtggatgcgtgtaggtaaattacatatgtatatgtataagtattgcattcactaagcattagcttaccctctcgttgtttaccattttataggttccggcgtggataagggtaagggcattcgttcggactagagatcccgcttgatgctaggggacgcttttggctttagtagatcttggagtttgaccgatagttgggtagtttaatcctaaatgccatgctcattgtgtagtttggaacttaaactttttggtggtcgaaactctaaacttgtattaaacttgtattttgggtcgtgtgggccccgcttgtaaaacatcgttttatgtttgattcgtgttagtttcacatatataagtttgtcgtgaaaagcgttcggtctaaatatgtcgggaagaggtccatctttttacgagttaaaaatagtttgatcagagcctggaacgccttgtgcgcgccgcgcactttcagtggagcgcgccgcgcaccacacctgagcagcagtttaaattttttttttgggactgtttttggtcggttatcgggttgggttgttacacttgattagttagtttacattcaagtttgtagttcaatattacttttatatttcatgtatgtgttaaatctaagactttgatgtaactttggttcatcaaaacacttgcaacacttaattgagttgtgctacttatcttagacttacacttgggttatgatggtcaaaacttggtaaagatgatgtaaacacatcaacgagttgtacacttgaagctatatgcatcaaggatgagaaccgtgataagcatcgagtaccaagaaaccccggaacctactgtttactgttactgggtctgatcagtatgacctgggctactgtaaagatgattttcagttagctctgttcgagtagataacttttcatttaggactcgtcttaatccgagttacggtttaggatttatggccctccgagtgtcactatgtcttttaacgttgtgctgaaaattctgacctactcgcacttagaccgtcgccacggtcaaacgaagatgtgtttgcttctggaatttttaccacaaataaaggactcatatacggagccatggccactggtctcaccttatttcagtaggtatcgtggtcgtggcgactgaccgaagtcagcctttgttttaaacttctttcataaacgaaacttactttacaccttttgtttgatgatgattgatgatgacctttaagaccttatttacatacatttaaacctattggtacgatttactgacttagtactatttgacttaggttgaggactttccggacctacgtacttgcttattttcccgactcgactttaccactactataCCACTaggagttatagcattccctttttactttaactattttgggaactgagaatacatgcgcattttacgttttacatactaggcacgagtacttaaactttatatatgtgtgggttatacaacggcataaacattccctttagctcggtaacgtttagtcattggtttttgaaccggtgaacgcgaatcttagatatggatccatagggtttgacatccccactctggctagtagcgctagcatttaacgggtgtttaatacttcgtatacatacgcacttgccatgtgtactttcagggggtataaacgttaagttagttaccaagtgcccacggttaaacatatactttatcatactgttttgaaacgctctttgtagcactgaaatctcgtggccttccttacatactgttatacttaaactatagctcaccaacctttgtgttgacatttttaagcatgtttttctcaggtgcttaaggttgcttccactgtgtactagtcttgctgtagacacccgctgctttagagatgtcactgcatgaacgttatcttgcattcataaaaattattacttttgaactatgatttgtaacgacctatgggtcacatactattatccatGCTTCTATTCGttaaagcatacttttggttgttaaacattgatgttggttaagacatcaccttttatcatgaatgcaaacttgttttgaaaacgcatatagtgtttgaccttgtaatgatcctgttgttgatggtccgtacatgttgatttagtatggggcatcacattAACCATTCATCAAAAACCTTGAAGGGTTTAGGGCCAAAATCAACATTACCATCTTGTAAAATAAGAGGGCAATGATCCGTATGCTTTTTATCCAAAACCATTACATTGAGATTCGGCCATTGAAGTACTAGATTTTCGGAGACGAGGAATCTATCAAGTTTGCTGAATTTTCTTCCGTTATCACTGATTCGAGTGTAGGTTCTTCCTCCCAATGGCAAGTCAAGTAAAGAGTTATCTTTAATAAAATCATTGAAAAGTTTTGCTCTTCTTTCACATAACTCATTATTCTTTCTTTTCGAGGAGAATCTAACTTCGTTGAAATCACCGAAAATGACCCACATTGCATTGTCATATTTCAAAACTTCATTGAGATCGTTCCACATTTTCTTTTTTTCCGGGTCATTTTGGGGACCATAAGTATTCACAAGGATGAGCTCGGTACCTACATCTTTCCAAAATCCTTTTGTCGCAATAAAGGAGTCACGCTCAACAACAAGGTTAGCAGTAAAAATATTGGGGTCCCATATCGTGATAATCCCTCTCGAGTTACCATTTGATTTTTTGAAAGCGTAGTTATAGTTGTTGTTACCCCAAACCTTTTCCACCCAAAGTTCTGAAATCTTTTCAGCTTTAGTTTCCTGGAGAGCAATAACATTAGGGTTTTTTTTTGAAAACAAACGCGTTTGAACCAATTATATTTGTTTTTGTCATCTAGACCTAGACCTCTGATATTTAAGGATAGAatcttcattttaaaacaaattatTAAAATCTCAATAAAATTGGAGTAGAAACAGAAAGTACCTCAATTTTTTGATTGGGCAGGTTTCTTCTTTAATCCAAGAATTTCTCCAACATCCTCACCATGTAACGATTTTCCTGAGAAGGAATGGGAGCTACTGCCTTTACTGAAATAAGATGAAAGAGTTGAGCAAGACTTGATTTTCAATTTTTTCCGGGACGGATTTCTAGCTTGGGACTTAGCCTTGAGAATTCTAGAAGTTGTATTCCATCTTCTAATATTAGTCCACACCGATTCgtttgaggtagtttttcttttTTTATTCGGAAAGCCTGCTTGGACTGTGGAGTGGCCAGAATTACATGATCTTGGTGGCTTGGCATAGTGGTCAGACGGgttgttaccagacttgaaggcgaAAATAGAAGTGGACTTAGGTGGGTCGAATTGATCGGGTATGAAGGGTTTTGGGTTGTCAAAAATATTTGGACTTGAGATGTGTGGAGTACTATTGAAGCAGTTGTTAGTAAGGCCCAACGGATCAACTGAGATGTGGTTATCTGGGCTGTTAACACGTGGGGAGTGGGCTTGGGGGGTAGTGGACGAGGTGTTAACGGTTACAGGGCTAGGGTTGAAAGTTTCATCAATAGGCTTAGAAGAAGTTGGTGATGCATAGGTTCTGGAAATTTTTTCGGGGGATGAAAGGTTTTTTGGGAGTTCGTTTACCTATTGTGATCCCTCCTGGTCATTATGAGACACTTCATTTTCAAGATCATTTAAAGGAATTGTAGACCCGTTACAATTAATGTCTTCGTTAAAACTTGCTGACGTGGCAAAAACTTTTGGGTTACCCGTTTCATCGGCAAAGTTATCGAATTCCGATGGCCAATCGCCTGCTTCTTCATCATCTTTGGCAGATAGGTCATTATAAGAATCTTTATCTTCATCATGATTGCTAGAGGAATCAGACGAATTAGTGTTTTGGTCACATTCCTCCATTTCAATTTCCACTATACTGTTTACATCTTCAATAACCTGAACATTATATATGCTGCCATCATCGACCTTAACTTGAACGGAGGTATTGGTTAGTTCATCGCCCCATAATTTGACGAGAACCTTACCGGTTACTAAGTTTTGATTTCCCTTAAAATCGCAATTATAGACGTCTTAAATAGGCCCAAACCAACCTGCAATTATCCTGAAATTCTTTTCCGACCAGCAGGTAATGGGGACGCCTTTGATTGTCAACCATGAAAGTCTTGCAGATTTAAAGCATTTTTCTTTAACCCTTCGAATGTTCTTGAGCCAGGTTTTAAGGATATGATTTTCATCATTCATTACATTATCGACAGTGTTACCATCTTCGAAGGTTAAGCATATATCAAGGCCACCGAGATATTTAATGTTGAAATTTGATAAGCCCTCGGCAGTACATAAAGTTGGAAAGTCCTCAATAAGGTCCATGTCAATTATTTCTCCAATAATGGCATTCTCAAGAATTTTTTTGTTAGATTCAACAGGTTCCAGGGTAATCGTACGTGGTTTGTTTGTTGGGTTGGTGTATTCTGGGACACATTTATTGTGAACGGTATGGTTGTCATCGTTAGAAGGGTTACTGGTTGCTGTTGGTTTGGCAGTAGAGGATTTAGGGACATAAATGGGTTTGTGTTGGGTGTTATGTGGGAATTTTTGTTGGTTCACAAGAGTGGTTTTAGACTGATTATTTTCTTGACGCCTGGTACCATCTAGATTGCCTTTTCGTTCATGAGCTCGGTATGCTCTTAGCCAATTGCCATTTAGATTGATAGAGTTAAGACGTTTGAGAAGGAAATCGATGTCCTGAATATTGGAGTACCGAACAAAACCGTATCTTTTACCATTCCTCAAAGTTTTCGAGATTGGAATGTAAAGGTCTGCTACATCGCCATACCTCTTAAAAAATAGCAGTAGGTCATTGAATCTCCAATGGTCAGGAAAGTTAAAAAACATAATGGAAGTAGGAGGGTTTAGGTTTGATTGTTTCGGGTGATGGAGAGGGATATTGTTAGGGAAAGTAGCAAAGCGATTAATATGATTTGCAGGTTTATTGAAAAAAGGCGATGAGGATCTGTAACCTGGATTACCGTATTTTTGGATGAGATCTCGAAATTGTTGCTTGTTGGGCGATGATTTGCGCTTTCTTTCCACACGAACCCATACACCATCTTCAGTCTCGTTGGTTTCCTGATTTGAAGGGTTTGAAGGCGGTTGATATGCTTGTTGTTGATTAGGTTTTTTTGTGGAGAGGTTTATGTATTTGAATCGATTGGGGAGATGATTGGGTTTAGTTGGAAGGGGTGTGAAAGGGGAGGTGGGGATTGAATACATATTTAAATTACAGTTAATTGGGTTGTAAGTTTGATCGGAAAAGGGAGTTAATCGGATTAGAATACCGGAGGAGATGAAAAGCTGGAgagcattattattataataaaaacttatttttATAGATGTGTCTATgcatactataaatatgttaatcaTAGCTCTCGTCTTTTGACAGGTTGTTGACTTAAcaaattcgattttaaaacaattaGGCTACATAATGTATTTCATAGTCAACTAGTAAACTTTTCAAAATCATCAAATTGTATGTGCAAACTAACATTTATATAAATGCTAGTAACCGTATTATAAGATTTAGCAAATAAACGTTCTATTTTTCTTTAGAGATTGAAATATTGGCAATCAATAAATGTGTGCACGCGCGCTCAAACGCAAAGCTAACACCCTATAATTGTGCATATCTATCAAATTCGTAAATGGTTTTACGAGTAATAGTGTTGAAAATTCATTTAATTAACAATATGTAGAATATCAAAGGGGGCCATAGACCtagcgatttttttttttttttttttttgaaaagcaagataattATATTAAAACGAAATGTATACAATACAAGGCACCGGTCAAACAATGATGATCGACCCATAAACACGAATTACATGAAAAAAGAGACTAGCCCAACACTAGCTCAACACGAATTTATGCCCGACGATTACAAATCAAGATAAACTTGAGGATTTACAAGCCACTTTAACCAATCGATATCTTTCCCCTTAAGACGACCCGAGATCCATTCAAACAATTTAACTTGAATCTCACTAACAAGAACAGAGGGGGACAACGAATCATTGTGGAAGATCTTCAAATTACGATTTTTTCAAAGATAATAGGCGCACACCCAAACCACACCTTGCCAAATTTTTTGACCAAGAATGGAAGAAGAGCGAGCCAAATCACCTTCAAGGAGTTCAAAATTTGAGGATGAACATGGACCGAAGCTCCACCACTTATGAATGCGAGACCATACATCCGAAGCGAATTTGCAATTAATAAGGGAATGGTCGACCGATTCAAGATCATCATCGCAAATGGGACATCGAACACTATGCAAGTCAATACCTCGTTTGCCGAGTTCTATCCGAACCGGTATTCTATTTTTTAAAGTTCTCCACGTAAATATTTCAATCTTTTTAGGCACAAGATTATTTCTCAATGTCTTTTTCAAACCGGAAGGGTTACCAAGCAAATGACTATCAATTAATGTAGAAAGTTTTTTAACCGTAAATATACCATTATTCGCGAGATTCCACTTCCATGATTCACGAGCGTTAAAATCAAAGTGAAACGATTTAATTAAGTTTTCAATTTCTAGCAACTCATTTGATGTTTTACCTGTAGGAATGCGAACCCAAGCCCATGTTGCATAACAAGATGAAACTGGATTTGGACGAACAGAAGCAACATCAGTAGCATCAGCGGTAACTGGATTAGCACTAGTATCTTCGATTGAACCTGAACGAGCTGAAAAAACAGCAGCAGCATCCTCGATTGAACCTGACAGAACAGAGGACTGGACTGTAGCAGCAACATCATCTTGGACCTGAAGACTATTAACCGAAGCACGAACTGTAGCAGCACCTTCAGCAGAAACACGAACAGTAGCAGCAACAGCGTTGTCTGTTGTAATTGTATTCGGACCTGTTGTTGGAGAAGCCCGCCTTGAAACCCGATCACTAACCGATGCTTCTTTGTTTGATTCAAGCATATATAATCTTGGGAACATATCTTTGAAACATTGTGACCCGCACCAATTTTCTTTCCAAAACGAAGTAGATTTTCCAACACCGATTGTTTTAATGAACGACTTTTTGAAATCAACTTGACAATCTTCAATTGAACTTTCTGCAAAAATAATGTTATTCCAAATGCCCGAGGTCGATTGACGAGCAAGCCCATCTCCCGACCTCAAGACACCGTCAATTCCATAGATACATCAAATTATTTTGGTCCAAAGACAActggtttcggttttgaacctctACCACCACTTGTCCAAGAGAGCAAGATTTTTGCCTTTTAAGGACCCAATGTTTAAACAACCCGCCCCATAAGGTAAACAAGTATGTGCACATTTAACCTAAGAAATTTTTGAGCTCGAAAAATCCCCGCCCCAAAAGAAAATACGTCTCATACTCTCTAGAAGTTTAAGCACACAAGGCGGGGCACGAAAAAGCATGAAGTAATACAACGGAAGAATATTAAGCACCGATTTAAGAAGAACTAATCTACCCCCAACGGACAACGTTTTCATTTTCCATTCGATAGTCGTTTTTGAACTTTTCAATAACCTG includes these proteins:
- the LOC139853941 gene encoding uncharacterized protein, with the protein product MPSHQDHETKAEKISELWVEKVWGNNNYNYAFKKSNGNSRGIITIWDPNIFTANLVVERDSFIATKGFWKDVGTELILVNTYGPQNDPEKKKMWNDLNEVLKYDNAMWVIFGDFNEVRFSSKRKNNELCERRAKLFNDFIKDNSLLDLPLGGRTYTRISDNGRKFSKLDRFLVSENLVLQWPNLNVMVLDKKHTDHCPLILQDGNVDFGPKPFKVFDEWLM